The Papaver somniferum cultivar HN1 chromosome 6, ASM357369v1, whole genome shotgun sequence genome segment AATGCTCACATAGTCTGGGTTTAGCATCCTTCTGGGACGGTGTTTTCCTTGATTTATTTAGAAGTATAATCTCGTACCAAACACCCTAACCCAACCGTAACTCTGACAAAATTTTCGTCTCAAAATACTGAGACTTACGGTTGGGTCTGAGTCTCTTGGACCTGGACGTAATTATTCATGTACACTTTTTGTTCTTCGTCATTTCGGCCATAACTTCATCTGATGTCTGATTGACCTCATTGTTTTTGGTTTGCATTCGTATAGTCGTGCTCTACAATATGATATTTCCCAAATATTCATATCTCTTCACTTTATTTTACGGTTAAGTTGAACCTAGAGCAACTTCTTATGCAAATTGTGGTGGGAATTCATCTCTTTTACGGTTAGGTTTGGGGATCATTTTCCAAACCGTAAATCTTCCTGGAACTTGTATCCAAGAGTTGTCTTTGCACCTTCCAACTTCTTTTTTTCATGCCGGAATGAActcctttccttttcttagatctTTTTAACACAATTTCTATTGATTTTGGATGATTCACTTAaagagtaatacaaggataatatgcaagaGTCATAGCAACTATTAGTATGTATTTGAcactctaaacatgtaaattaagcacctaTCAGTATCACCAAGTTCGTAACTGAAAATACCTCCTAAAGTACAAGAATTTAAATCAAACCCAGTTGAATAAGATGAGCAGGAACTAAAAAAAATGTTGATAAGATAAAGTAGTTTAAGTTGTAGAAAACAATGATACAAGGGTTGAAGTGTTGTAATGGCTGAGATATTGAGAAGATATGATGGTAATAGGTATGAGAAAGTTAAAATTTCTCCTCAAATTTGTGTAGTATGAGATAGTTAAATTACCTCTTCAAGTAGTATGAGATAATCGAAATATCTTTTTAAGGTTTTAGTATTGAAATAGTAAATATACCTCTTGAAATTTATAATTTTGTGTTGATTAAAAATTAAACGTGATGTTACTTTGTAACAAGATTTTAAAAGTTTTCGGAGATGGGTAAAAATTTAGGTATTGAGAAGTAATAAAAAGTTATTTTTTCTATAATGGTAAAAGAAAGGTAAATGTAGAGTACTCCCTCTCAAGCAATAATACACCGGGACTCAAAATGAAATGAGAAGATAGACACCTTAGTATCTTGGATTATAGAAGAAGATGAGCACCTCCTCAAACTTGAAAACCCATAGTAGAACTGGTTAGAACGATGAAATCCAATTCACATGTAGACAACTCTTCCCAGAAACCATAAAATCAAGCAAGACATCTAACTGCATTACAAGCACTAAGTGTACAATACAACAGATGATATTGAATGGTAGTAAACCACTTGAGAACAATAGTAGCAACCTTAAATAAACAAGGTTCATTCATTGAGAGACTCAGACCCAACCGTAATCATTGTGTAGTCATATAAATTAGTTTTGTTTCAATATGATTGGTCACTTGAGAATTCTGAAATCTGTAAATCTTGAATGGTTAGTCAAGATTAAAGAACTGGTGGAGCCACTGTTAATCCTATAATTGTGTAATGAAATTGAAAAAATCTTGTAATTGTTTCTGGTACCCAAAATCAGTTATGTTAATATAATGTTACGAGGTTTATCCTCTTttatgaaaaaaacaaaaaaaaaaacaaaaacaaaaaacaaaacagcTTGCTTGATGACATCTAATGCTTGAAGACAGGGATCCAGCAAAACGTGGTCAATCGTCGATAGTTTATTCCGCTGCCTTGCCACTTTGCTTTACTCCTCCAAGTAAAGGTCTCGTGTCCGTATGACTGAGAAGAATTCAGCTACACACCCTTAAGTTACCGGAGAACCAATTTCATTCTCATATACTTGAGAAAACTCGATCCATTACAAACAAACATGCTGAATAGATCCAGAACAGGGGATCAGAGCTACAGTTCGATTAGCATCCGAACAAAGATAACTACATTATACTAGCAATTGCCAATTGACAACATttattgaaaagcataaataaaaaCTAAGGCATAGATCTGATCCGATTGATATTCAGAAATGAAACGAATCGTTTCATTAAATTCACAGCATTCTCACAGGTAGGATTAGTCAAGTGGAACACATGATTTTCTCCTTGTGACTCCATAATCTCCACAACTCCACCCCATCCAATATTCTTTAATGTCTCAAAATAAACACATCCTATGTCTTTCAAAACATCTTTCTCTGCTACAAACACTAAAACGCGGTCACAGCCCAACCTTGCGAGATTCGTTTCAGTTGTTGGGTTGATAAGCGGATCGTTACGCCCGGTTGTTGATGGACAAACACTATACCATAATTTTCCTGGTCCTTCCATTAAACCATTAAACCGATGTAACACTTGTCTTCCAAAATTGGTTCCCCACTACTACAGAAATAAGGGTGCGCCATAGCAACACCAAAAATCTTCACCCCATTAATTTGTTCAGGGTTAGTCCCGGATCGAATTTCCATATTATGTGCAATAGTAGAACCAGCACTATCACCACCCAAGAAGACTTGATCAAAATCAGCATAATCACTTAACCAACTCTCACTACCTCCCCCTTTAAAGTGAGAGAGAACCCAGTTTAACGCTGCCCATGAATCATCGAAAGCGACCGGAACATAGTGTTCGGGTGCTCTTCTGTAATCAACAGAAACAGCAACAACATTTGCTTGTGAAACAACATCATTCAGAAAATAATGATAAGTTGGAGAAAATGCGGTGTCAATGCAAAATCCTCCTCCGTGAAAGTAAACAAGAAGAGGAAGTTTCTTGTTCTGGATGAGTTTAGTAACATAAAGCCTTGCTGATACGCCCGTTTTAGGTATAATCACAACATCTTTCGATGAGACGCCAGTTTTTGGATCTTCAACGGATGGAGGAACAACTTCTGTTCCCATTAACCTTTCTACTCTGCCATCTTTGTATATCCTATATAATGGTAGAAATTCGTGAGCTACTTCTTCATTGTTTCCTTCCATTAGTAAGAGAAAACTAGAATTAGAAAATGGAACTGAGATTGGGTTTTGTAAGAAATGCAATGATTTTCAATCTCACGCGCAGAAAGTTATGGACGGTTGAGAATGTGCTACGTGTTAAGGATGGAATTACAAAGTACAAACCATTGACTTTCTTTCATCACTGTGCCTGCTATAATTAATAGAGTACTTCCCAATGAACCGTTTGAACCGGGTAAGAAATCAGAAATGATTGGTTGACTGTGGAAGAAATCTGGAAAAATCTGGATGTGGGACCACCCCTATTGATGCCATGGGATTTCTCCCGGTTTCTCCCACGGTCATTGTAGCACTATTGGCAAGAAATTGGGCTGTTTTGAGAatagttcttgtatttatttattaaatattattatattgttGGATAATGATTATTATGTGAAGCTAGTTGGAAGCTTAACAAGTTAAGCTCCAACGACGTATTATTACATTAAATGAACAGGTTGTCGTGTTCGCCTACacgcgagcctcatgaggaaccggTCAAGGGAGACGAAGTGGATAGGGGGTTGATTATGTCGTAAGGGGGTCAAGCTAACTCTATCTTCCATATCAAATGCGGCAATATTGCATCGTCGGGGACTCAAACCTGGGACCTGGAGCGCACCAACCTTTGAGGAACATAGATGACCAGTTGAGCTAGCTAcccatttttattatttatttattttagttttattttttataggAAATATATGATATATTGATAAATAAAGATTACATTAGAGTTTTATCCTGCTGGATTAAAGTTACTACCCAGTCAGGAATGATGCGCAAGTACTAAAAACAAATAAGATGAGTTCTTGCAAATTTAGCTAAATTGTCTGCTATAGTAGAACCTCCATATATTGATtattgatactccatatattaataacctctatatattaataaaaatttatgGTCCCAACTTGGGCCAGTGAGAAATAGTAATAACCTCTCCAGTTTAATATTAATGATTTTTTCCAGTTCCTCCTTAAAGAATTTACCTCCAAATAGTAATAATCAATATTATATTAAAAAATACTCCATATATTTTACATTAAATTTATGATTAAAGAAAATACTTATCTATCCTTATTTGAGAAAAAGAAGTAATTTTTTTGGATTACTACAACATCTTTTAACTTGCGTATGCATAGTATCTCATCAACATAGACACCTTCTGgttgaagccaaaatatttccaactTTTCGAGCATGTTTATCGCTTCCAAGCTTCTTGGAACTACAATTTCAAGATATATGCATGCACTAGATGTTGGAACTATAAAATGTATATACATCTTCTAAATACAACTACAAATACATTGGACATACATTGAACTTAAAATTTTACATTTTCTATGGGTACCTCGTTATATTAATAACCtccctatattaataattttgtggatGCCTAAAAGTATTAATATAGAGAGGTTCTACTTTATATGATTTGCATCTTTGTGCACTAGGTGCATGACCAAGAGGAAAAAGAACTAAGGATGTCTAATGCATCTTTTATTATGTTTTAAGTAGTCCACTTCACAACAGTTTGATGTCCATTCACAACATTAATCACGTTCTGGCAATCACCCTCCAGGTGAATCTTTGTCAGATCTTTTTGTTGTGCCCACAAGACTGCTTCTAATAAAGCTTGTGCTTCTGCTTCAGGGTCTAGTGCAGGAGATGCACCTCCTCGCAATCCATCGCAGTCACTTGCAAAATTTCTAAGTATTGGAGCCCATCCTGAAAGACTGTTACTGTTAATATGTGatgcatcaaaatttattttgatcaTATCATTAGGTGGAGGAATCCAATGGTAATGTATCTATCTTGTTACCACATTATTATTGAGTTGAGTACTCAAACTACCTTTCCAGTCATTCCTCTGCATGATAATTGAGTTAGCAATACTATCAATATTATGTTGCACATTATCAAAAGTTTTAACACATCTTGCTTTCCATACAGACCACACACAGAAAGCAGTAGTCTCATACAAGTTGAAATCCAATGCAGTTGCAGTATTCCCAGTTGGAAAAAATTGACTCACCCATTGGTGTAAGTCAGTATTAATGAGTTGATTAAACAGTCTGTCATCAATTTTATTCCATACATCCCTAGCAACATTACAGTTAGGAAACAAATGCTGAGGACACTCTATATTCTGTTCACATACAGGGAAAGAAGTGC includes the following:
- the LOC113291557 gene encoding probable carboxylesterase 12, which codes for MEGNNEEVAHEFLPLYRIYKDGRVERLMGTEVVPPSVEDPKTGVSSKDVVIIPKTGVSARLYVTKLIQNKKLPLLVYFHGGGFCIDTAFSPTYHYFLNDVVSQANVVAVSVDYRRAPEHYVPVAFDDSWAALNWVLSHFKGGGSESWLSDYADFDQVFLGGDSAGSTIAHNMEIRSGTNPEQINGVKIFGVAMAHPYFLLHRFNGLMEGPGKLWYSVCPSTTGRNDPLINPTTETNLARLGCDRVLVFVAEKDVLKDIGCVYFETLKNIGWGGVVEIMESQGENHVFHLTNPTCENAVNLMKRFVSFLNINRIRSMP